A window of Silurus meridionalis isolate SWU-2019-XX chromosome 28, ASM1480568v1, whole genome shotgun sequence contains these coding sequences:
- the smim18 gene encoding small integral membrane protein 18, which produces MTVSSGIPALFQQPIPFHDGWNIACFVILLLFIVTVLSLATLAFLYELLDCSCFSKTKTVCNRRSTSDEIV; this is translated from the coding sequence ATGACCGTTTCCAGTGGCATCCCTGCTTTATTCCAACAGCCAATCCCTTTCCACGATGGCTGGAACATTGCCTGCTTTGtaatcctcctccttttcatAGTCACTGTGCTCTCCCTGGCTACCCTAGCTTTCCTCTATGAGCTGCTAGACTGCAGCTGCTTCAGCAAGACCAAGACTGTGTGCAACCGACGCAGTACCAGTGATGAAATTGTATAG